The Hymenobacter sp. 5317J-9 genome has a window encoding:
- a CDS encoding TonB-dependent receptor produces MKRLITILFALLSGICLWAPAAAQGPATLRGTVADSLSGLPLAGVSVGLQGQPGGTATDALGNFRLGGLPVGSYVLRVGALGYRAQALPVTLAAGETQRLSLRVAATTLNLAEVTVSQPRDPNQSLAAISHIDQVLRPLNSAQDLLRLVPGLFIAQHAGGGKAEQIFLRGFDCDHGTDFAVSIDGLPVNMVSHAHGQGYADFHFVIPETVEQLKVYKGPYTARFGDFATAGAGEFSTKTRLERSQAKLEVGQFATRRALVMLDLLGTGHHLFSKRTESAYVAAEYNFTNSYFDAPQHFKRFNGLAKYTGQLSERTSLTLLGSHFTSNWDASGQIPERAVNDGRISRYGSIDPSEGGRTSRTNASVVLTTALPHDAVLRQQAYYSKYDFSLFSNFTFFLNDPMNGDEIEQTDDRHLLGYTATYDRDDQLGARPLHSTLGVGTRNDFSTLGLFRATQRQITATTTAGRLFEQNLNVYLDETLALTDRLTVNAALRADFFTFDFRGQLANDATGELEPLRGRVSHARVSPKLNLYYQLTPAVQLFARSGLGFHSNDARGVIRDATANVLPRALGYELGSTFKPLPSLVVNAALWSLHLQDELVYVGDEGITESTGPTQRYGFDLALRYQLSRRLFLDGDFNYNHGRQLEAEAGANYIPLAPTFTSTGGLTYKAPRGLSGSLRYRHIDSRPANDDGSIRARGYFLFDAVLSYTTARFQFGATAENLLNVRWNQAQFATQSRLPGEPAEGVDELHFTPGTHFYAKLNASVFF; encoded by the coding sequence ATGAAACGACTTATTACGATTCTATTCGCTTTGCTCAGCGGGATATGCCTGTGGGCGCCAGCCGCGGCCCAGGGCCCTGCTACGCTGCGCGGCACCGTGGCCGATTCTCTTTCCGGCCTGCCGTTGGCGGGCGTGAGCGTGGGGCTGCAGGGCCAGCCCGGCGGCACGGCCACCGATGCCCTCGGCAATTTTCGGCTGGGCGGGCTGCCCGTCGGCAGCTACGTGCTGCGTGTGGGCGCCCTGGGCTACCGCGCCCAGGCCCTGCCCGTGACGCTGGCCGCCGGCGAAACCCAGCGCCTTAGCCTGCGCGTGGCCGCCACCACGCTCAACCTCGCGGAGGTGACCGTGAGCCAGCCCCGCGACCCCAACCAGAGCCTGGCCGCCATCTCGCACATCGACCAGGTGCTGCGGCCGCTTAACTCGGCCCAGGACCTGCTGCGGCTGGTGCCGGGCTTGTTCATTGCCCAGCACGCGGGCGGGGGCAAAGCCGAGCAGATTTTCCTGCGCGGCTTCGACTGCGACCACGGCACCGATTTCGCCGTGAGCATCGACGGGCTGCCCGTGAACATGGTGAGCCACGCCCACGGCCAGGGCTACGCCGATTTCCACTTCGTGATACCCGAAACGGTGGAGCAGCTGAAAGTGTACAAAGGGCCCTATACGGCCCGCTTCGGTGATTTTGCCACGGCGGGGGCGGGCGAGTTCAGCACCAAAACCCGGCTGGAGCGCAGCCAGGCGAAGCTGGAAGTGGGCCAGTTTGCCACGCGCCGCGCTCTGGTGATGCTGGACCTGCTGGGCACCGGCCACCACCTGTTCAGCAAGCGGACCGAAAGTGCCTACGTGGCGGCCGAATACAACTTCACCAATTCGTATTTCGACGCCCCGCAGCACTTCAAGCGCTTTAACGGCCTGGCCAAGTATACCGGTCAGCTATCGGAGCGCACTTCGCTCACGCTGCTGGGCTCGCATTTTACGTCCAATTGGGACGCCAGTGGGCAGATTCCGGAGCGCGCCGTGAACGACGGCCGCATTTCGCGCTACGGCAGCATCGACCCCAGCGAGGGCGGCCGCACCAGCCGCACCAACGCCTCGGTGGTGCTGACCACGGCCCTGCCGCACGACGCCGTGCTGCGCCAGCAGGCGTATTACTCGAAGTACGATTTCAGCCTGTTTTCCAACTTCACCTTCTTCCTGAACGACCCGATGAACGGCGACGAAATCGAGCAGACCGACGACCGGCACCTGCTCGGCTACACCGCTACCTACGACCGCGACGACCAGCTGGGTGCCCGCCCGCTGCACAGCACGCTGGGCGTGGGCACCCGCAACGACTTCTCCACCCTGGGCCTGTTTCGGGCCACCCAGCGCCAGATTACCGCCACCACCACGGCTGGCCGCCTCTTCGAGCAAAACCTCAACGTCTACCTCGACGAAACCCTCGCCCTCACCGACCGCCTCACGGTGAACGCCGCTCTGCGGGCCGACTTCTTCACCTTCGACTTCCGCGGGCAGTTGGCCAACGATGCCACCGGGGAGCTGGAGCCGCTGCGGGGCCGCGTGAGCCACGCCCGCGTGTCGCCCAAGCTGAACCTGTACTACCAGCTCACGCCGGCGGTGCAGCTGTTTGCCCGCTCGGGTCTGGGCTTTCATTCCAATGACGCCCGCGGCGTCATTCGCGACGCCACGGCCAACGTGCTGCCCCGCGCCCTGGGCTACGAACTGGGCAGCACCTTCAAGCCCCTGCCCAGTCTGGTGGTGAATGCGGCCCTCTGGAGCCTGCACCTGCAGGACGAGCTGGTGTACGTGGGCGACGAAGGCATTACCGAAAGCACCGGCCCCACCCAGCGCTACGGCTTCGACCTGGCCCTGCGCTACCAGCTCAGCCGCCGGCTGTTCCTGGACGGCGACTTCAACTACAACCATGGCCGCCAGCTGGAGGCCGAAGCCGGCGCCAACTACATTCCGCTGGCGCCCACGTTCACCAGCACCGGCGGGCTCACCTACAAAGCGCCCCGTGGCCTGAGCGGCAGCCTGCGCTACCGCCACATCGACTCGCGCCCGGCCAACGACGACGGCAGCATTCGGGCGCGCGGCTATTTTCTCTTCGATGCTGTGCTGAGCTACACCACCGCCCGCTTCCAATTCGGTGCCACCGCCGAAAACCTGCTCAACGTGCGGTGGAACCAGGCCCAGTTTGCCACCCAAAGCCGCCTGCCCGGTGAGCCGGCCGAGGGAGTGGACGAACTCCATTTCACTCCCGGCACGCATTTCTACGCCAAGCTGAATGCCAGCGTATTCTTCTAG
- a CDS encoding murein L,D-transpeptidase catalytic domain family protein, producing MRSALAVGTMALWALAGCQVRADEARSAMPSASKAVPSAAPAAGTRATGDTVAATATKPVPDSLVLTPPAALPNVPDTLRQAIRQLHAALGPRAAELRPEVLEQACVGYLTLHPTGRIERAGLLAVADMDLPNTVERLWVIDLKNAQVLHRSLVAHGEGSGHLRARRFSNEEKSACTSLGFYRTADTYDGIHGYSRRIEGLDKGQNANAYDRYVVLHAADYASPKYVQQHGHLGYSRGCPALPPEQFKDIIATLRVGSLLLVSGPGLASRWLDGPAAGRRFLRRGWL from the coding sequence TTGAGAAGTGCCTTAGCGGTGGGCACCATGGCGCTGTGGGCGCTGGCTGGCTGCCAGGTGCGCGCCGACGAAGCCCGCAGCGCGATGCCCAGCGCATCCAAGGCCGTGCCCTCCGCCGCACCAGCCGCCGGCACCCGGGCAACTGGCGACACCGTTGCTGCAACCGCCACCAAACCCGTGCCCGATTCTCTGGTCCTAACGCCCCCGGCGGCTCTGCCCAACGTGCCCGATACCCTGCGCCAGGCTATTCGGCAGTTGCACGCCGCCCTCGGCCCCCGCGCCGCCGAGCTTCGCCCGGAGGTGCTGGAGCAGGCCTGCGTGGGCTACCTCACGCTGCACCCCACCGGCCGCATCGAGCGCGCCGGCCTGTTGGCCGTGGCCGACATGGACCTGCCCAATACCGTGGAGCGTCTCTGGGTCATCGACCTTAAAAATGCCCAGGTGCTGCACCGCAGCCTCGTGGCCCACGGCGAAGGCTCGGGCCACCTGCGCGCCCGTCGCTTTTCCAACGAAGAAAAGTCAGCTTGTACCTCGCTGGGCTTCTACCGCACGGCCGACACCTACGACGGCATCCACGGCTACTCGCGCCGCATCGAAGGCCTTGACAAAGGCCAGAACGCCAATGCCTACGACCGGTACGTGGTGCTGCACGCCGCCGACTACGCCAGCCCGAAATATGTGCAGCAGCACGGCCACCTGGGCTACAGCCGAGGGTGCCCGGCCCTGCCGCCCGAGCAGTTCAAAGACATCATTGCCACGCTGCGGGTGGGCAGCCTGCTGCTGGTGAGCGGCCCCGGGCTGGCTTCGCGCTGGCTCGACGGGCCGGCCGCCGGCCGACGCTTTCTGCGGCGCGGCTGGCTGTAG
- a CDS encoding murein L,D-transpeptidase catalytic domain family protein, with amino-acid sequence MHQTSIVQRKRKVLRRQRIARRVLPFLASLFLATPMAGPVTKSMAGGARSELRLPTVAFSPQAVFDQKLHATYTALGAEQEGLRFETFAKAMTGYLNLRQAGKLDESKQLLTVVDFDLPSTEKRLWVLDLAKNEILFHTLVAHGHNSGENEATNFSNTDQSNMSSLGFYATSGEYVGKHGRSLKLEGLDEGFNTNAEARSVVMHGADYVSEEFIKQNGRLGRSLGCPALPMELKDQIIETVTGGTCLFVNRSDAGYESRYLNEQVAIAALVPQATATHGLS; translated from the coding sequence ATGCACCAGACCAGCATAGTTCAGCGCAAACGGAAGGTATTGCGACGCCAGCGCATTGCGCGGCGGGTACTGCCGTTCCTGGCTTCTTTGTTTTTGGCCACGCCCATGGCTGGGCCCGTCACGAAGTCGATGGCCGGGGGTGCGCGCAGCGAGTTGCGCCTGCCCACAGTGGCTTTCTCGCCCCAGGCGGTATTCGACCAGAAGCTGCACGCCACCTACACGGCCCTGGGCGCCGAGCAGGAAGGCCTGCGCTTTGAGACGTTTGCCAAGGCGATGACCGGCTACCTCAACCTGCGCCAGGCTGGCAAGCTCGACGAAAGCAAGCAACTGCTGACGGTGGTCGACTTCGACCTGCCCAGCACCGAGAAGCGCCTCTGGGTGCTCGACCTGGCCAAGAATGAAATCCTGTTTCACACGCTCGTGGCCCACGGCCACAACTCGGGCGAGAACGAAGCCACCAACTTCTCCAACACCGACCAGAGCAACATGAGCAGCCTCGGTTTCTACGCCACCAGCGGCGAGTACGTGGGCAAGCACGGCCGCTCCCTGAAGCTGGAAGGCCTGGACGAAGGCTTTAACACCAACGCCGAAGCGCGCTCCGTGGTGATGCACGGCGCCGACTACGTGAGCGAGGAGTTCATCAAGCAAAACGGCCGCTTGGGCCGCAGCCTCGGCTGCCCCGCGCTGCCCATGGAGCTGAAAGACCAAATCATCGAAACCGTGACGGGCGGTACCTGCCTTTTCGTCAACCGCTCCGACGCCGGCTATGAGTCGCGTTACCTGAACGAGCAAGTGGCCATTGCTGCCTTGGTGCCGCAGGCCACTGCCACCCACGGCCTGTCGTAG
- a CDS encoding tetratricopeptide repeat protein: protein MKKYLYPSLLVVFGLLALAIFVFKKPAVRTPELKERHGDLAAGGEWLNTKAAIEGLLAKLRQNPNDHKSRLLLAQAYMQEARVTGDHPYYDGAAMALLEEVLQAEPDNFEALCCKASLSLTQHHFAQGLGIAEQARQLNPNSGFVYGLLTDANVEMGHYDEAIKMADKMNELRPDLPAYARVSYLREIYGDVPGAIQAMDMAVKAGYIGLEQTEWTRVALGHLHEISGDTARARGYYLMALAARPGYAYALAGMGRIAAARHDYPAAIKYYQQARGLVKDYAFADELTDLYRLNGQPDEAKKMAEESIAMLASAAQEADDNEQMGHYADRELAYAYLKTNELDKALEHAKIEYARRPDNIDVNETMAWVLYKRGQYAEAQKYMQVARRTGSKNPVLLGRAGLILTKLGKTAEGQALLESSLKTAPYLNPEIAAEGKKLLAAR from the coding sequence GTGAAAAAGTATCTATACCCAAGTTTGCTGGTGGTGTTTGGGCTTTTGGCCCTCGCCATCTTCGTGTTTAAGAAACCTGCTGTGCGTACGCCCGAGCTGAAAGAGCGGCACGGCGACCTGGCCGCCGGTGGCGAGTGGCTGAACACCAAAGCCGCCATCGAGGGCCTGCTGGCCAAGCTGCGCCAAAACCCCAACGACCACAAAAGCCGCCTACTGCTCGCCCAGGCCTACATGCAGGAAGCCCGCGTGACCGGCGACCACCCATACTACGACGGCGCGGCCATGGCGCTGCTCGAAGAAGTGCTGCAGGCCGAGCCCGACAACTTTGAGGCACTGTGCTGCAAAGCCTCGCTCAGCCTCACGCAGCACCACTTTGCCCAGGGCCTGGGCATTGCCGAGCAAGCCCGACAGCTGAACCCCAACAGCGGCTTCGTGTACGGCCTGCTGACCGACGCCAATGTGGAGATGGGCCACTACGACGAAGCCATCAAAATGGCCGACAAGATGAACGAGCTGCGGCCCGACCTGCCGGCGTATGCCCGCGTGAGCTACCTGCGCGAGATTTACGGCGACGTGCCCGGCGCCATTCAAGCCATGGACATGGCCGTGAAAGCCGGCTACATCGGCCTGGAGCAAACCGAATGGACCCGCGTGGCCCTGGGCCACCTCCACGAGATAAGCGGCGACACGGCCCGGGCCCGCGGCTACTACCTCATGGCACTGGCGGCGCGCCCGGGCTATGCCTACGCCCTGGCGGGCATGGGCCGCATTGCGGCGGCGCGGCACGACTATCCGGCGGCCATCAAGTACTACCAGCAGGCGCGGGGCTTGGTGAAAGACTACGCTTTTGCCGACGAGCTGACGGACCTGTACCGCCTGAACGGCCAGCCTGATGAGGCAAAGAAAATGGCCGAAGAATCGATTGCGATGCTGGCCAGCGCCGCTCAGGAGGCCGACGACAACGAGCAGATGGGCCACTACGCCGACCGCGAGCTGGCCTACGCCTACCTCAAAACCAACGAGTTGGACAAGGCCCTGGAGCACGCCAAGATTGAGTACGCCCGCCGGCCAGATAACATCGATGTGAACGAAACCATGGCCTGGGTGCTCTACAAGCGCGGGCAGTACGCCGAGGCGCAGAAATACATGCAGGTGGCCCGCCGCACGGGCTCCAAGAACCCCGTGCTGCTGGGCCGCGCCGGACTCATCCTCACCAAGCTGGGCAAAACCGCCGAAGGCCAGGCCCTGCTCGAAAGCTCCCTGAAAACCGCGCCTTACCTCAACCCCGAAATTGCGGCCGAGGGCAAAAAGCTGCTGGCTGCCCGCTGA
- a CDS encoding HupE/UreJ family protein has protein sequence MSLTAGPFWGRKWARRAALLLPALVLLALPAAAHVLNTDLSKLSRTEIFWTYLQLGFTHIIPLGFDHILFIISLYILEPRLKPVLLQATAFTVAHSITLGLAMYGLIQPLPAVIEPIIALSILFVAIENIITDRLNPWRVAVVFGFGLVHGMGFASALTGLGLPPKDYFGSLISFNVGVEAGQVAVILLCWALVGRWAAHKTWYKQRVVVPVSVVIGLVAAYWTVERVFFS, from the coding sequence ATGAGCCTAACCGCCGGACCGTTTTGGGGCAGAAAGTGGGCGCGCCGCGCCGCGCTGCTGCTGCCTGCGCTGGTGCTGCTGGCGCTGCCGGCCGCCGCGCACGTGCTCAACACGGACCTGAGCAAGCTCTCGCGCACCGAGATTTTCTGGACCTATCTGCAGCTGGGCTTCACGCACATCATTCCGCTGGGGTTCGACCACATTCTGTTCATCATTAGCCTCTACATCTTGGAGCCGCGGCTCAAGCCGGTGCTGCTGCAAGCCACGGCCTTCACGGTGGCGCACTCCATCACGCTGGGCTTGGCCATGTACGGGCTCATTCAGCCGCTACCCGCCGTCATCGAGCCCATTATCGCGCTGTCCATCCTGTTCGTGGCCATCGAAAACATCATCACCGACCGCCTCAACCCCTGGCGTGTGGCGGTGGTGTTTGGTTTTGGGCTGGTGCACGGCATGGGCTTCGCCAGCGCCCTCACCGGCCTGGGGTTGCCGCCGAAGGACTATTTCGGCTCACTGATTTCCTTCAACGTGGGCGTGGAGGCCGGGCAGGTGGCCGTTATTCTGCTGTGCTGGGCGCTGGTGGGCCGCTGGGCGGCTCACAAAACCTGGTACAAGCAGCGGGTGGTGGTGCCGGTGTCGGTGGTCATCGGCCTGGTGGCGGCCTACTGGACTGTAGAGCGCGTGTTCTTTTCCTGA
- a CDS encoding Ldh family oxidoreductase — translation MPIFSYSHLFTFTEAVFRSMGCPEADATLATETLLSADLRGVDSHGVARLVGYVRLWEAGRINATPRVGVTYETPSTAVVDGDGGLGLVVGPKAMRVAIEKAQQVGSGWVSVKNSNHFGIAGYHAMLALAHDMIGVAMTNASPLVAPTYSLDRLLGTNPIAVAVPAGEQPDFVADMATTTAANGKLEIAQRKGTPLPEGWAQTADGQPSTDANAVKNGGALLPLGGATGSHKGYALGSIVDIFSAVLSGANYGPWVPPFVAFLQPSANPVGQGLGHFFGAMRVDAFRPAEEFKAHMDNWISTFRSAQAVEGKKVLIPGDPERETAAHRLLDGIPLLDAVVKDLEGVGAKFGVKL, via the coding sequence ATGCCCATTTTCTCTTACAGCCATCTGTTCACCTTCACCGAAGCCGTTTTCCGCAGCATGGGCTGCCCCGAGGCCGATGCCACGCTGGCCACCGAAACCCTGCTGTCGGCCGATTTGCGCGGCGTGGATTCGCACGGCGTGGCCCGGCTGGTGGGCTACGTGCGCCTCTGGGAGGCCGGCCGTATTAATGCCACGCCGCGGGTGGGCGTAACCTACGAAACGCCCAGCACCGCCGTGGTAGACGGCGACGGCGGCCTGGGCCTGGTGGTGGGCCCCAAAGCCATGCGCGTGGCCATCGAGAAGGCCCAGCAGGTGGGCTCTGGCTGGGTGTCGGTGAAAAATTCCAACCACTTCGGCATCGCCGGCTACCACGCCATGCTGGCCCTGGCCCACGACATGATAGGCGTGGCCATGACCAACGCCTCGCCCTTGGTGGCCCCCACCTACTCGCTCGACCGGCTGCTGGGCACCAACCCCATTGCCGTGGCCGTGCCCGCCGGCGAGCAGCCCGACTTTGTGGCCGACATGGCCACCACCACCGCCGCCAACGGCAAGCTCGAAATTGCCCAGCGCAAAGGCACGCCCCTGCCCGAAGGCTGGGCCCAAACCGCCGATGGCCAGCCCAGCACCGACGCCAACGCTGTGAAAAACGGCGGCGCGCTGCTACCGCTCGGCGGCGCCACCGGCTCGCACAAAGGCTACGCACTGGGCAGCATCGTCGACATCTTTTCGGCCGTGCTGTCGGGCGCCAACTACGGGCCGTGGGTACCGCCGTTCGTGGCCTTCCTGCAGCCCTCGGCCAACCCCGTGGGGCAGGGTCTGGGCCACTTTTTCGGGGCCATGCGCGTCGATGCCTTTCGGCCCGCCGAGGAGTTTAAAGCCCACATGGATAACTGGATTTCCACCTTCCGCAGCGCGCAGGCCGTGGAAGGCAAAAAAGTACTCATCCCTGGCGACCCGGAGCGCGAAACGGCCGCCCATCGTTTGCTGGATGGCATTCCGTTGCTCGATGCGGTGGTGAAGGACCTGGAAGGCGTGGGCGCGAAGTTTGGGGTGAAGCTGTAG
- a CDS encoding DUF4331 domain-containing protein produces the protein MKNLLTRPLFHVALLATSVGGMLAWSGQHNTLEASSHREAPLIADDPLADNTDLYAFRSPEFPGNDANAAVTIIANYIPLELPQGGPNYNTFGENVRYEIHIKNGTAGNAGDDITYRFTFTRTNQDPTTFFNIRLGQQNLKTTYICEKSTGGGAFSTIVSNGIVPPPNVGPRSITSAAGLNTTYATLMTNAIQTLADGTKIFCGPTDDPFFADLGGIFDLGGIRAPGSARDGLARKNTHAIAMQIPVSLLKKASAPALTGTTNILDSNYIIGVWASASRPSTRVLSATGAAPTTSGNYVQVSRIGMPLLNEVINPIGAKDAWNAGSPYAEVAATDDYLSNPELGLYMADNVPVAPAAPKPAGQTYYGEAVPGLGPLRIQSKSLAGQALLGGSSFAGFDFRNGAAGVSALAGTPLVAGTALAPLASGGYGEYLLRPGKPRSVDILPIFHTGVPNAIPYQLATGKAGNPLAAGKPFINNFLLVGASANNPGGDMLRLNMAVQPTARNSADFSSDGLLAAAVLGLTDSRYNASNALQAIPNMDGFPNGRRLEDDVTRIELKAVGGVVLAAIGLWYDDYTPSSTNPVTAQLGRVLGFNAGVSANDTTFRISFPYVQTPWSGTTAQRVALAQRSASLGLSPNLTVAQAFPNPFVDRTTLHFELPTRGTLSLVISDATGRRVATVAKDKAFAQGVNELTWTPGRDVAPGQYIATLYNGSTVVQSVRIERQ, from the coding sequence ATGAAAAACCTGCTTACTCGTCCCCTGTTCCACGTTGCTCTGCTCGCAACTTCGGTGGGAGGGATGTTGGCCTGGAGTGGCCAACACAACACGCTGGAGGCCTCGAGCCACCGCGAAGCCCCGCTCATCGCCGACGACCCGCTGGCCGATAACACCGACCTCTACGCCTTCCGTAGCCCCGAATTTCCGGGCAACGATGCGAATGCCGCTGTTACCATCATCGCCAACTATATTCCGCTGGAACTGCCCCAGGGCGGTCCCAACTACAACACGTTTGGCGAAAACGTGCGCTACGAAATCCACATCAAGAACGGCACGGCCGGCAATGCCGGCGACGACATTACGTACCGTTTCACCTTCACCCGCACCAACCAGGACCCGACCACGTTCTTTAACATCCGGTTGGGACAGCAGAACCTGAAAACCACCTACATCTGCGAAAAAAGCACGGGTGGTGGGGCATTCAGCACCATCGTAAGCAATGGCATTGTGCCGCCGCCCAATGTAGGGCCGCGTTCCATTACCAGCGCGGCCGGTTTGAACACCACCTACGCCACGCTGATGACTAACGCCATCCAGACGCTCGCCGATGGTACCAAAATATTCTGCGGTCCCACCGATGACCCGTTCTTCGCCGACTTGGGCGGCATTTTCGACCTGGGCGGTATCCGTGCTCCCGGCTCAGCCCGCGACGGCCTGGCCCGCAAAAACACCCACGCCATCGCCATGCAGATTCCGGTGTCGTTGCTGAAGAAGGCCAGCGCCCCGGCTCTGACCGGCACCACCAACATTCTCGATTCTAACTACATCATTGGCGTGTGGGCCTCGGCCAGCCGTCCTTCCACTCGCGTGCTGTCGGCCACGGGGGCCGCGCCCACTACTTCGGGCAATTACGTGCAGGTGTCGCGCATCGGCATGCCGCTGCTGAACGAAGTTATTAACCCCATTGGGGCCAAAGATGCCTGGAACGCGGGCTCGCCCTACGCCGAGGTGGCCGCCACCGACGATTACCTGTCGAACCCCGAACTGGGTTTGTACATGGCCGACAACGTGCCCGTGGCTCCGGCCGCTCCTAAGCCCGCTGGCCAGACCTATTACGGCGAAGCCGTGCCCGGCCTGGGCCCGCTGCGCATCCAATCGAAGTCGCTGGCTGGCCAGGCCCTGCTGGGCGGTTCGTCTTTCGCTGGTTTTGACTTCCGCAACGGCGCGGCCGGTGTGAGCGCCCTGGCCGGCACGCCTCTGGTGGCCGGCACGGCCCTGGCCCCATTGGCCAGCGGCGGCTACGGCGAGTACCTGCTGCGCCCTGGCAAGCCCCGCTCGGTTGATATCCTGCCCATCTTCCACACTGGTGTGCCGAACGCCATTCCCTACCAATTGGCAACTGGCAAAGCCGGCAACCCGCTGGCTGCTGGCAAGCCTTTCATCAACAACTTCCTGCTGGTGGGGGCCTCGGCCAACAACCCCGGCGGCGACATGTTGCGCTTGAACATGGCCGTGCAGCCTACCGCTCGTAACTCGGCTGATTTCAGTTCCGACGGCCTGTTGGCCGCCGCTGTACTTGGGCTCACCGATAGCCGGTACAATGCCAGCAATGCGCTGCAAGCCATCCCGAACATGGACGGCTTCCCCAATGGCCGCCGTCTGGAGGATGACGTGACCCGTATTGAGTTGAAAGCCGTTGGTGGCGTGGTACTGGCCGCCATTGGCCTGTGGTACGACGACTACACGCCTTCGTCGACGAACCCCGTGACCGCCCAGCTGGGCCGCGTGCTTGGCTTCAACGCCGGCGTCAGCGCCAACGACACCACGTTCCGCATCTCCTTCCCCTACGTTCAGACGCCGTGGAGCGGCACCACCGCGCAGCGAGTGGCCTTGGCCCAGCGCTCGGCCAGCCTCGGCCTTTCGCCTAACTTGACCGTGGCCCAAGCTTTCCCGAACCCCTTCGTGGACCGCACTACGCTGCACTTCGAGCTGCCCACCCGCGGCACCTTGAGCCTCGTGATTAGCGACGCTACCGGCCGCCGCGTGGCCACCGTAGCCAAGGACAAAGCATTTGCCCAAGGCGTGAACGAACTGACCTGGACGCCGGGCCGCGACGTGGCCCCCGGCCAGTACATTGCCACTCTCTATAACGGCAGCACGGTAGTGCAGTCGGTGCGCATCGAGCGCCAATAA
- a CDS encoding MFS transporter, whose translation MAATVSTTSTKRRSICALAPLNLFLADVRDGVGPYLAIYLLSVRHWQPGAIGLAMSLPGLVAVLLQTPAGSLVDTSVHKRRLLVVASAVVALSCVAAVTFVSPPVIYATQMLTGAATTIYAPVVAAITLGLVGHRRFAQQTGRNEAWNHGGNVLAAVLAGLIGYYWRYEGIFYLVALMCALGSWSALRIKPGDIDNDLARGQGADKPESDDTETAKAASAANESTADAPSETGGAAEDGEQTAGFRQVLGNPRILRFAIAVVLFHFANAAMLPLVGQKLALGNQKASALFMSACIIVAQLVMIPVAAWVSRRAPEAGRKPVFLLAFAVLPVRGVLYTLSNNAYFLVGVQVLDGLAGGIFGVISVIMIADLTRGTGRFNFVQGAIATALGIGASLSTVGAGYLVQHFGYRAGFLALAAVAAVALAFFWFCVDESNPARVGAKLTPVRC comes from the coding sequence ATGGCCGCAACGGTTTCCACCACGTCTACCAAACGGCGCAGCATCTGTGCGCTGGCTCCGCTAAACTTGTTTCTGGCCGATGTGCGCGACGGCGTGGGGCCGTACCTGGCCATCTACCTGCTGTCGGTGCGGCACTGGCAGCCGGGTGCCATTGGGCTGGCCATGTCGCTGCCCGGGCTGGTGGCGGTGCTGCTCCAAACGCCCGCCGGCTCGCTGGTCGATACTTCCGTGCACAAGCGGCGGCTGTTGGTGGTGGCCTCGGCGGTGGTGGCGCTGAGCTGCGTGGCGGCCGTCACGTTTGTGTCGCCGCCCGTCATTTATGCCACCCAGATGCTGACGGGGGCGGCCACCACCATTTACGCGCCGGTGGTGGCGGCCATCACGCTGGGGCTGGTGGGGCACCGCCGCTTTGCCCAGCAAACCGGCCGCAACGAAGCCTGGAACCACGGCGGCAACGTGCTGGCGGCGGTCCTGGCCGGCCTCATCGGCTACTACTGGCGCTACGAAGGCATCTTCTACCTCGTAGCCCTGATGTGCGCGCTAGGCAGCTGGTCGGCCCTGCGCATCAAACCCGGCGATATCGACAACGACCTTGCCCGGGGCCAAGGCGCCGACAAGCCCGAATCTGACGACACGGAAACAGCGAAAGCGGCGTCCGCTGCCAATGAGTCAACGGCTGACGCTCCGTCAGAAACCGGGGGTGCCGCAGAGGACGGCGAGCAAACGGCCGGTTTCCGGCAGGTGCTGGGCAACCCGCGCATTTTGCGCTTTGCCATTGCGGTGGTGCTGTTTCACTTTGCCAACGCGGCCATGCTGCCGCTGGTGGGCCAGAAGCTGGCCTTGGGCAATCAGAAAGCCTCGGCGCTGTTCATGTCGGCCTGCATCATCGTAGCGCAGCTGGTAATGATTCCGGTGGCGGCCTGGGTGAGCCGCCGCGCGCCGGAGGCGGGCCGCAAGCCGGTTTTTCTGCTAGCGTTTGCGGTGCTGCCGGTGCGCGGCGTGCTCTACACCCTCAGCAACAACGCCTATTTTCTGGTGGGCGTGCAGGTGCTCGACGGGCTGGCGGGCGGCATTTTCGGCGTCATCAGCGTGATTATGATTGCCGACCTCACGCGGGGCACCGGGAGGTTCAATTTTGTGCAGGGCGCCATTGCCACCGCGCTTGGCATTGGGGCCTCGCTGAGCACGGTGGGGGCGGGGTATCTGGTGCAGCACTTCGGCTACCGCGCGGGTTTTCTGGCGCTGGCCGCCGTGGCAGCGGTAGCGTTGGCTTTTTTCTGGTTTTGCGTCGACGAATCGAACCCGGCCAGAGTAGGGGCGAAGCTTACCCCCGTCCGCTGTTAG